CCGGCCAGGTGGTGCTGGTCCTGCTCGACCAGCACAGCCTGGACTGGGGCAGCGAGACCATGAGCCTGGCCTGGCCTTGGCCCCGCGAGGTCTACGGTCCGATCCTCGACTTCTGCGCCCGCGGCGGCGCCCGCGTGGCGGCCTTCGATGTGCTGTACACCGAACCGTCGGTCTACGGCGTGTACGACGACGAGGCGCTGGGCGAGGCCATCGCCCGCAACGGCAAGTTCGTCGGCGCGCGGTTTTTGGAAATCAGCCCCAACCACGACGGCGCCTCCGGCTCGACGGAACCCATCCCCGAAGTGGCCAAAGCCGCCACCCTCTTGGCCAACGTCAGCGATCAGCCCGACGCCGACGGCATCTTCCGGCGCGCCGGCCTGGTCGAGCGGATCCTCGGCACCGAGGACGACGTGCCCTCGCTCGGCGTGGGCGCCTGGCTCGTGGGCGCCGAGGACGCCGCGCTGGACGACCTGCCCGCCCGCGCGCACCTGAACTCCGCCGGCACCGCCCTGTTGCGCTACCGCGGCGGCACGAGCGCCTTCACCACCTACAGCGCCGCGGCGATCATCCAGTCGGAACTCAGACTACTCGAAGGCGGCGAACCGACCATCGACCCGGCGTCGCTGCGCGACAGGTACGTCTTGTTCGGCTTCAGCGCGCCGGGCCTGCTGGACCTGCGGCCCACGCCGGTGAGCCGCGTCAGCCCCGGCGTGCTGGTCCACGCCACGGCCCTGGACAACCTGCTGTCGGACGGGTTCATGCGTGATGCGCCCCACTGGCTGGCGATCCTCGGCGTGGCGTTGATGGGGCTGCTGGCGGGGCTGCTCGCCACGTCGATCACCTCGACGCGGGCCTCGGTGCCGCTGGCGGCCGGCCTGATCGGACTGCCGGCCGTCTGCGGTCTCGCCGCCTACCCGCCCGGCTGGTGGGCGCCGGTGCTGCCCGGCACGGTGGCGGCGGCCGTGGCGGTCTTCGGCGGGCTGGTGCGCAACTACGCGGTGGAGGGACGCCAGAGGCGGTTCATCAAGTCGGCATTCCAGCACTACCTCAGCCCCGCGGTCATCGAGAAGGTGCTGGTCGACCCGAACGCGCTGAAGCTCGGCGGCGAGCGCCGCGAACTGACGATCATGTTCTCGGACCTGGCGGGGTTCACGTCGCTGTCCGAAGGACTCGAGCCCGAGGCCTTGACCACGCTGCTGAACGACTACCTGACCGACATGACCGACATCATACTCGAAGAGGGCGGCACGCTGGACAAGTACGAGGGGGACGCGATCCTGGCCTTCTGGAACGCGCCGCTGGATCAGCCGGACCATGCGGCGCGGGCCTGCCGGGCGGCGGTGCGCTGCCAGCGGAAGCTGGCGGAGCGGCGGACGGAGTTCCGGGAGCGGTGCGGCAAGGACATGTATGCGCGGATCGGGATGCATACGGGTGTGGTGGTGGTTGGCAACATGGGGTCGCGGCAGCGGTTCGATTATACGGTGCTTGGCGACGCCGCTAATCTGGCCTCGCGGCTGGAGGGGGCGAACAAGGCGTTCGGCAGCGCGACGATGGTCAGCGAGACGACGCGGGGGCAGGCCGGGGACGGGTTCGACTTCCGGGCGCTCGGGCCGCTGCGGGTGGTGGGACGGAAGGAGCCGGTGGAGGTGTTCGAGCTGGGGAGCGCGGCGGCTGCGGGCTGGGGGGCGTTCGCCGAGGCGCTGGCGGTCTGGCGCGTAGGGGATGCGGTGCAGGCGCGGGAGATGTTCGCCGCGATCGCCGACGATCCGGTGGCGCGGGCCTGCGCGGGAATGTGCGGGGAGAGCGGCGGCGAGGCGGTGTGGAGCTTGACGCGGAAGTGATGGGTTCGGCTGCTTGGGGGCCGGGGGCGGTGAGACGCGGCGGTTATCGCGCTATTCTTGACTTACGCGGGGCGAACGGGATACGCTGCAAGACCATTGTCAACAGAAACTGTTGTCACATTGTTCATTGCCTCCGTTCAGAGATGGGTGATATTGACGAGATCCCGGAGGATGCATACGACTTAGACTCATGGCATGATGTCCCACACAAGAATGAACTCGGATTGGGGCGCGATTTAGTATTCACGTTTGTTTCGCAGCGTCTTCCGGCGGAACTTGATCGCATTGAGCGTATCTTCAGACGGCGGGGGGCCTATTCGAGCTACAAGGCCTTTCTTGAGGAGCGAGGTCTTCTTGAAGAGTGGTACGAGTATGAGGATGCCCGTCTTCAAGAGGCGATTCTCGAATGGTGTCGTGTCGAAGGAATCGAGGTCACGGGATAACACGTGCTTCCAGCAGCCAGTCGTGGCTGTCACGCCCCTTGCAAGGCAAGGGCCGCGCCATCCACGCCTGCAGCTGAAGCTCATTAGATTCATTTAGGAAGGTTGTGAATGGCGAACGAAATCATTTCCTACTTGGAGATGTGTAGTCGCGAGAAAACTAGCCTTCAGCGGGGAATGAACTTCAATCTTCACGGAAGCCATTCTGTCATTCTTATGTCTCTGCGTCCAAACGCGCCATATAACGACCGCTTCGATGACGACGGATCGACTCTTATCTACGAAGGCCATGATCATCCGAAACACGCAACGGTGCCTGATCCAAAACGCGTCGACCAGCCCGAATTCACACCCAAGGGTGCGCATACGTAAAACGGCCATTTCCACAGAGTAGCCCAGGCCCATGCTGCAGGAAGTCTGGCAACGCGA
This bacterium DNA region includes the following protein-coding sequences:
- a CDS encoding adenylate/guanylate cyclase domain-containing protein, whose amino-acid sequence is MTSARRHGLAIGAAAAVLALLLWSTGALESWERTTWDWRVRLFAGPGPATGQVVLVLLDQHSLDWGSETMSLAWPWPREVYGPILDFCARGGARVAAFDVLYTEPSVYGVYDDEALGEAIARNGKFVGARFLEISPNHDGASGSTEPIPEVAKAATLLANVSDQPDADGIFRRAGLVERILGTEDDVPSLGVGAWLVGAEDAALDDLPARAHLNSAGTALLRYRGGTSAFTTYSAAAIIQSELRLLEGGEPTIDPASLRDRYVLFGFSAPGLLDLRPTPVSRVSPGVLVHATALDNLLSDGFMRDAPHWLAILGVALMGLLAGLLATSITSTRASVPLAAGLIGLPAVCGLAAYPPGWWAPVLPGTVAAAVAVFGGLVRNYAVEGRQRRFIKSAFQHYLSPAVIEKVLVDPNALKLGGERRELTIMFSDLAGFTSLSEGLEPEALTTLLNDYLTDMTDIILEEGGTLDKYEGDAILAFWNAPLDQPDHAARACRAAVRCQRKLAERRTEFRERCGKDMYARIGMHTGVVVVGNMGSRQRFDYTVLGDAANLASRLEGANKAFGSATMVSETTRGQAGDGFDFRALGPLRVVGRKEPVEVFELGSAAAAGWGAFAEALAVWRVGDAVQAREMFAAIADDPVARACAGMCGESGGEAVWSLTRK